One genomic region from Robbsia betulipollinis encodes:
- a CDS encoding methyltransferase: MNNLKAFLDAVGYADLCGSFFPGAPRLEVWRGVDKNLTDKRLRRFYSLLLTGTKVATAEFEPGEMEILEPLIQKNVLIRKHDCLYSNGLSLYMVMGYWLFFETPNVNPKVYYGDDSFGLVSRLRPVRGGATLDLCAGPGVQSLISSAIASRVVSIEINPYAAAIAELNCDINGIDNWEIRVGDLYDALPPDAVFDHVVCNPPLLPFPDDELYPFVGHGGIDGWSVAWRVLEGLPRFLSRKGLAQIIGTTLSDGVEPMILERLGAWAKTEKMDCDLTVIVQKALDRESEYFKGLVYSASAMGDNSESNLSDSYARMLSETNMNALVTHSLSVRHGSGQVKVTDLFNKSVSSGSLWYV, from the coding sequence ATGAACAATCTCAAAGCGTTTCTGGATGCGGTCGGCTATGCCGACCTGTGCGGTTCATTCTTTCCCGGCGCACCTCGCCTGGAGGTCTGGCGCGGAGTGGACAAGAACCTCACCGACAAGCGCCTGCGTCGTTTCTATAGCCTACTGCTGACAGGCACCAAGGTGGCTACGGCTGAGTTCGAGCCGGGCGAGATGGAAATCCTCGAGCCGCTCATCCAGAAGAACGTATTGATCCGCAAGCACGATTGTTTGTATTCAAATGGCCTGTCGCTGTACATGGTGATGGGCTACTGGCTCTTCTTCGAAACGCCGAACGTCAACCCTAAGGTGTACTACGGCGACGATTCGTTCGGCTTGGTCAGCCGGCTGCGCCCCGTGCGCGGCGGAGCGACACTGGATCTGTGCGCCGGCCCCGGCGTGCAGTCGTTGATATCGTCTGCGATCGCTTCGCGCGTCGTGTCCATCGAGATCAATCCCTACGCCGCTGCCATCGCTGAACTGAACTGTGACATCAACGGCATCGACAACTGGGAGATCCGCGTCGGTGATCTGTACGACGCGCTACCGCCCGATGCTGTGTTCGACCACGTCGTCTGCAATCCGCCGCTGCTGCCGTTTCCCGATGACGAGTTGTATCCGTTCGTCGGCCACGGTGGCATCGACGGTTGGTCCGTGGCATGGCGCGTGCTGGAAGGCCTGCCACGATTCTTGAGCCGGAAAGGGTTAGCGCAGATCATCGGCACGACGCTCAGCGACGGCGTGGAACCGATGATCCTCGAACGGCTTGGTGCCTGGGCGAAGACCGAAAAAATGGACTGCGACCTAACGGTCATCGTCCAAAAGGCGTTGGACCGAGAATCGGAGTACTTCAAGGGGCTCGTGTATTCCGCCTCGGCGATGGGCGACAACTCCGAATCGAACCTGTCCGATTCCTATGCTCGCATGCTGTCCGAGACCAACATGAACGCGCTAGTCACCCACTCCCTGTCGGTGCGCCACGGCTCGGGGCAGGTGAAGGTGACAGACCTGTTCAACAAGTCGGTCAGTTCGGGCTCGCTCTGGTACGTCTAA
- a CDS encoding HlyD family secretion protein, producing the protein MPPSGFREKAREGQYTPMIGGIMLVRPVSFTLFTCGALGMALLVVLLFVLGSYTRRIRADGVVSPSTGLVKVYVPQSGVVLNKSVTEGQHVTRGMALYRISLELQSAADGHTQAALIEQARQRKQSLLQEIDKTRVLQRDERGTQQARRDSLNTELARLDDRLAAQRQRVALAADGVVRYQSLLAKDYISTDQFQQRQADLLDQQSKLLDLRRDRSGVAQSLKEIESQLSGLTLRQQNDLARIARGVIDVDQTLIETEAKRELVVTAPESGVATAAIAEPGQMVDVTHPVASIVPDSAGWQAFLFVPSTAIGFVRVGDPVRIRYQAYPYVKFGQYRAHVVSVTRTALPLAELSSSGMVAANLPGDKMFYRVTAALDAQTVNAYGRPQPLQAGMSLQADIQQDRRRLYEWVLDSLYSLTGKL; encoded by the coding sequence ATGCCACCATCCGGTTTCCGCGAGAAAGCCCGCGAGGGTCAGTATACGCCGATGATCGGCGGGATCATGCTGGTGCGTCCGGTCTCGTTCACCCTGTTCACCTGCGGCGCGCTCGGCATGGCTTTGCTCGTCGTACTGCTATTCGTGCTGGGCAGCTACACACGCCGGATCCGGGCCGACGGCGTCGTCTCGCCAAGTACCGGCCTCGTCAAGGTCTACGTGCCGCAGTCGGGCGTGGTGTTGAACAAGTCCGTCACCGAGGGGCAGCACGTGACGCGCGGCATGGCGCTGTACCGGATTTCGCTTGAACTGCAGAGCGCCGCCGACGGCCACACGCAGGCCGCGCTGATCGAACAGGCGCGTCAGCGCAAGCAGTCGTTGCTGCAGGAGATCGACAAAACGCGAGTGCTGCAGCGCGATGAGCGCGGCACTCAGCAGGCCCGGCGCGACAGCCTAAATACAGAGCTGGCGCGGCTCGACGACCGGCTCGCCGCGCAGCGGCAACGAGTGGCGCTGGCCGCCGATGGGGTGGTGCGCTACCAGAGCCTGCTCGCCAAAGACTACATCTCGACCGACCAGTTCCAGCAGCGCCAAGCCGACTTGCTAGACCAGCAATCGAAGCTGCTTGACTTGCGGCGCGACCGGTCTGGCGTAGCGCAATCGTTGAAAGAGATCGAGAGCCAGCTCTCAGGGCTCACGCTGCGCCAGCAGAACGATCTCGCTAGGATCGCCCGAGGCGTGATCGACGTCGACCAGACCTTAATCGAGACTGAGGCCAAGCGCGAACTCGTCGTGACTGCGCCCGAGAGCGGGGTGGCCACCGCGGCGATCGCCGAGCCCGGGCAGATGGTCGACGTCACGCATCCGGTCGCGAGCATCGTGCCTGACAGCGCCGGATGGCAAGCGTTCCTATTCGTGCCGAGCACGGCCATCGGCTTCGTGCGGGTTGGCGATCCGGTCCGGATTCGCTACCAGGCGTATCCCTACGTAAAATTCGGCCAGTACCGCGCGCACGTCGTATCGGTGACGCGTACGGCGCTGCCGCTCGCCGAATTGTCGTCCAGCGGCATGGTGGCCGCGAACCTGCCCGGCGACAAGATGTTCTATCGCGTTACCGCCGCGCTCGATGCCCAAACCGTGAATGCTTACGGTCGACCCCAGCCGCTGCAGGCCGGCATGAGCCTGCAGGCCGATATCCAGCAGGACCGGCGGCGCCTCTATGAATGGGTGCTTGACTCCCTCTACAGCCTCACAGGCAAACTTTGA
- a CDS encoding NAD(P)/FAD-dependent oxidoreductase — translation MTAGSAXGRAVYSFCMCPGGTVVAAASEPGRVVTNGMSQYSRNERNANAGIVVGITPEDFPGGPLAGIAFQRRWEERAFELGGGDYRAPAQKVGDFIAGRASTSLGAVEPSYKPGVNLTDLSTALPDYVIEAIREALPQIDRKLPGFAMHDAMLTGVETRTSSPIRVKRQDNYQSMNVRGLFPAGEGAGYAGGIYSAAIDGIKVAEALALDLAGGRA, via the coding sequence TTGACCGCTGGTAGTGCGCNCGGCCGCGCGGTCTACAGCTTCTGCATGTGTCCGGGCGGTACGGTGGTGGCGGCGGCATCGGAACCGGGCCGGGTCGTGACGAACGGGATGAGCCAGTATTCGCGCAACGAGCGCAATGCGAACGCGGGCATCGTGGTGGGCATCACGCCGGAGGACTTTCCCGGCGGCCCGCTCGCCGGCATCGCGTTCCAGCGGCGTTGGGAAGAACGGGCGTTCGAACTGGGCGGCGGGGATTACCGGGCGCCGGCGCAGAAGGTCGGCGATTTCATCGCGGGGCGCGCGTCGACGTCACTGGGCGCGGTCGAACCGTCCTACAAGCCGGGGGTGAACCTGACCGACCTGAGCACCGCCCTGCCGGACTACGTGATCGAGGCGATCCGCGAGGCGCTGCCGCAGATCGACCGCAAGCTGCCCGGCTTCGCGATGCACGATGCGATGCTCACGGGGGTGGAGACGCGCACGTCGTCGCCGATCCGGGTGAAACGCCAGGACAATTACCAGAGCATGAACGTGCGGGGCCTGTTCCCGGCCGGCGAAGGCGCAGGCTACGCGGGCGGCATCTATTCCGCCGCGATCGATGGTATCAAGGTGGCCGAGGCGCTCGCGCTGGATCTGGCGGGCGGGCGAGCCTGA
- a CDS encoding antimicrobial peptide resistance and lipid A acylation PagP, translating to MVVGLLLASGGARADPTTPLIDCGPEDNFLHKACLPLKRVAEDGKWDIFLTGYGWHINGYDGRRDELNSRSWGGGFGKHWVDAKGNEDILFAFLFLDSHRDPEPLLGYSKQWYTPPVADFSLGGGYLVGVTARNDVAHYVPFPLALPVGSIRYKKASIMGTFIPRLGSANDGNLLFVWGRYEF from the coding sequence GTGGTTGTCGGTCTGCTGCTCGCAAGCGGCGGCGCGCGCGCCGACCCCACCACGCCGCTGATCGATTGCGGCCCCGAGGACAACTTCCTGCACAAGGCGTGTCTGCCGTTGAAGCGGGTCGCCGAAGACGGCAAGTGGGATATCTTCCTGACCGGCTATGGCTGGCACATCAACGGTTACGACGGCCGGCGCGACGAGCTCAATTCCCGCTCGTGGGGCGGCGGTTTCGGCAAGCACTGGGTGGATGCGAAGGGCAACGAGGATATCCTGTTCGCTTTCCTGTTCCTCGACTCGCACCGGGATCCCGAACCGCTGCTGGGGTATTCGAAACAGTGGTACACCCCGCCGGTCGCCGATTTCTCGCTCGGCGGCGGTTATCTGGTGGGTGTGACCGCACGCAACGACGTCGCGCACTACGTTCCGTTTCCGCTCGCGCTGCCGGTCGGTTCGATTCGTTACAAGAAGGCATCGATCATGGGCACCTTCATTCCGCGGCTGGGCAGCGCGAACGACGGCAACCTGCTGTTCGTGTGGGGGCGGTACGAGTTCTGA
- a CDS encoding FecCD family ABC transporter permease, producing the protein MSTSSRQPPGDAVTRQARPTLSWPRAHRAPHALPAALLLLVFCALAGLCAGRYPVGPVDVARTLAAAASAALHPAPDTAHQALLRAIVVDARLPRLVAAALVGAALSVAGASYQAVFRNPLVSPGLLGVLSGSAFGAALGIVVGAQGAWIQGFAFGAGVLSVLVGLAVAGLIRGGGVLMLVLGGLISNALFTSLLSLVKYVADPLNQLPAIVYWMLGSLAQTGWPDLARLAPPLLVGILLLCACARVLDALTLSDDEALSLGVPVTAIRFGVIAVATLVSALTVSLAGMIGWVGLLVPHIARAIVGASNTRLLPLSALLGAAGLMLADTAARSLAPGEIPLGIITELIGALAFIVVLRRLRHAQP; encoded by the coding sequence ATGTCGACCTCCTCCCGCCAGCCACCTGGCGATGCCGTCACGCGCCAGGCCCGCCCGACGCTTTCCTGGCCGCGTGCGCACCGGGCGCCGCATGCGCTGCCGGCCGCCCTGCTCCTGCTCGTGTTCTGCGCGCTCGCGGGACTGTGCGCGGGGCGCTATCCGGTCGGTCCCGTGGACGTGGCGCGCACGCTGGCCGCGGCGGCGAGTGCGGCGCTGCATCCAGCGCCCGATACCGCCCACCAGGCGTTGCTGCGCGCGATCGTCGTCGACGCGCGGCTGCCGCGTCTGGTGGCGGCGGCGCTCGTCGGCGCGGCGCTCTCGGTGGCCGGTGCGAGCTATCAGGCGGTGTTCCGCAACCCGCTGGTCTCGCCCGGGCTGCTGGGTGTGCTGAGCGGCTCGGCGTTCGGGGCGGCGCTGGGCATCGTCGTGGGGGCGCAGGGCGCCTGGATCCAGGGGTTCGCGTTCGGCGCGGGCGTGCTGTCGGTGCTGGTCGGGCTGGCCGTGGCGGGTCTGATCCGGGGTGGGGGCGTGCTGATGCTGGTGCTGGGCGGATTGATCAGCAATGCGCTGTTCACCTCGCTGCTGTCGCTCGTCAAATACGTGGCCGACCCGCTGAACCAGTTGCCGGCGATCGTCTACTGGATGCTGGGCAGCCTCGCGCAGACCGGCTGGCCGGACCTCGCGCGGCTCGCGCCGCCGCTGCTCGTCGGCATCCTGCTGCTGTGCGCGTGCGCCCGGGTGCTCGACGCGCTGACCCTCAGCGACGATGAAGCGCTCAGCCTCGGCGTGCCGGTCACCGCGATCCGCTTCGGCGTCATCGCGGTGGCGACGCTGGTGTCGGCGCTGACGGTATCGCTCGCCGGCATGATCGGCTGGGTGGGCCTGCTCGTGCCGCATATCGCGCGCGCCATCGTCGGCGCATCCAATACGCGTTTGCTGCCGCTGAGCGCGCTGCTCGGCGCGGCGGGACTGATGCTCGCCGACACCGCCGCGCGCAGTCTCGCACCCGGCGAGATCCCGCTGGGCATCATCACCGAACTCATCGGCGCGCTCGCTTTCATCGTCGTGCTGCGGCGCCTGCGCCACGCGCAGCCATGA
- a CDS encoding toxin-activating lysine-acyltransferase has protein sequence MAAQTNPFRQEADRRKFEQLGCIANILARHPALSARTLAFLRGWTENAVAHGQTEIFFCDGLPLGYVAWAYLSEEVIGRLLYTDYFPHWSEWNEGRYVWIMDMCLVSDLLNVGIEDFYCERFADEGSIFWSSELSDHVYRFDVKSRRTSAISKAGFLELIGREREAAE, from the coding sequence ATGGCAGCTCAAACAAACCCTTTTCGCCAAGAGGCGGACCGCCGTAAATTCGAGCAACTCGGTTGCATCGCCAACATCTTGGCGCGCCACCCTGCCCTGTCGGCGCGCACGCTCGCGTTCCTGAGAGGCTGGACCGAAAACGCCGTTGCCCATGGGCAGACCGAGATATTTTTTTGCGATGGCCTGCCGCTCGGCTATGTCGCCTGGGCCTATCTGAGCGAAGAGGTGATCGGCAGGCTCCTGTACACGGATTATTTTCCGCACTGGTCCGAGTGGAACGAGGGGCGCTATGTCTGGATCATGGACATGTGCCTGGTGTCCGACCTGCTCAACGTCGGCATCGAGGATTTCTACTGCGAGCGGTTCGCCGATGAAGGTTCGATCTTCTGGTCGTCTGAACTCAGCGATCATGTCTATCGCTTCGACGTCAAGAGCCGGCGCACCTCGGCAATTTCAAAGGCCGGCTTCCTTGAGCTGATCGGGCGTGAGCGGGAGGCTGCCGAATGA
- a CDS encoding peptidase domain-containing ABC transporter — protein sequence MSLLDRLSFGLSSRLPMILQTEAAECGLACLAMIASYHGHHVDLSVLRTRLSISLKGINLRQIIEFSQRLDLGTRALRLDLSQLAQLRLPCILHWNFNHFVVLKEVSGKHAVIHDPAQGIRRLPLEVLSRSFTGAALELWPSKGFERREAPPRVRLRALLGPVSGLSRSLGQVLLLALALEIFTVAHPFFLQWVIDEVIVNVDRDLLNVLAISFGLLLVMQSATSAIRAWVLMYFGTTLNLQWRANVFTHLLSLPVRYFEQRHLGDVVSRFGSIEAIQQTLTSSFLGAVIDGLMAVVTLGMMFVYSRALGAIALMAMAAYAFWRTVWYQPLWSATEEQIVHAAKQQTHFLEIVRGVKTIKLFNRQSERRSSWLVLLVEQINAGLRVQKLQLVYQQLNGLLFGAVEILVIWLGARMVMNGEFTVGVLMAFTAYKTQFDRRVSSLIDKYFEIKMLRIQGERLADIVFAEPEYGAKARQAPGEADDLPGSIEFGAVGFRYADGEPAVLDGVSFTISPGESVALVGPSGCGKTTLVNVLLGILEPTAGKVRVGGVDAQRLGIEPLRELIGTVLQDDVLFAGSIADNISFFDGNADLRWVAECARLASVHDDIVAMPMAYNTLVGDMGTVLSGGQKQRVLLARALYKRPRILVLDEATSHLDVLREQEVNAAVGALRMTRLIVAHRPQTIASATRVMRLDRGRIVSDRPTAGAEAEAEAEAGAGVARAGIGAPDRMVVAEPVADQRTGP from the coding sequence ATGTCTCTTCTTGATCGCCTCTCGTTCGGCCTCAGCAGCCGGCTGCCGATGATCCTGCAAACCGAAGCGGCGGAGTGTGGGCTCGCATGCCTCGCAATGATCGCCAGCTACCATGGGCATCACGTCGACCTGTCCGTGCTGCGCACCCGTTTATCGATTTCGCTCAAGGGCATCAACCTGCGTCAGATCATCGAGTTCTCGCAGCGGCTCGATCTCGGCACGCGCGCGCTGAGGCTGGACCTCAGCCAGCTCGCGCAGCTGCGTCTGCCCTGCATTCTGCATTGGAACTTCAATCACTTCGTGGTGTTGAAGGAGGTGTCGGGAAAGCATGCGGTGATCCACGATCCGGCCCAGGGCATTCGTCGGCTGCCGCTGGAGGTGCTGTCGCGCTCGTTCACCGGTGCGGCGCTCGAGCTGTGGCCGTCGAAAGGCTTCGAGCGGCGCGAGGCGCCGCCCCGCGTCAGACTGCGCGCGCTGCTCGGCCCGGTATCGGGGCTGTCGCGGTCGCTTGGCCAAGTACTGCTGCTCGCGCTGGCGCTCGAAATCTTCACGGTTGCGCATCCGTTCTTCCTGCAATGGGTCATCGACGAGGTGATCGTCAACGTCGACCGCGACCTGTTAAACGTGCTGGCGATCAGCTTCGGCCTGCTCTTGGTGATGCAGTCGGCCACTAGCGCGATTCGTGCCTGGGTACTGATGTACTTCGGCACAACGCTCAACCTGCAGTGGCGCGCCAACGTCTTCACCCATCTGCTGAGCCTGCCGGTGCGCTATTTCGAGCAACGTCACCTGGGTGACGTTGTATCGCGCTTCGGCTCGATCGAGGCGATTCAGCAGACGCTGACAAGCTCGTTTCTCGGCGCGGTGATCGACGGGCTCATGGCTGTCGTCACCCTGGGGATGATGTTCGTCTATAGCCGTGCGCTGGGTGCCATCGCGTTGATGGCAATGGCGGCCTACGCGTTTTGGCGTACCGTGTGGTATCAGCCGCTTTGGAGCGCCACCGAGGAGCAGATCGTGCATGCCGCGAAGCAGCAGACGCATTTTCTCGAGATCGTGCGCGGCGTGAAGACCATCAAGCTTTTCAACCGGCAGAGCGAGCGGCGATCCAGCTGGCTGGTGCTGCTGGTCGAGCAGATCAACGCGGGCCTGCGCGTGCAGAAGCTGCAGCTTGTCTACCAGCAGCTCAACGGCCTGCTGTTCGGCGCGGTCGAGATACTCGTCATCTGGCTCGGTGCGCGGATGGTAATGAACGGTGAATTCACCGTCGGGGTGCTGATGGCATTTACCGCATACAAAACCCAGTTCGACCGGCGCGTCAGCAGCCTCATCGACAAGTACTTTGAAATCAAGATGCTGCGGATTCAGGGCGAGCGCCTGGCCGACATCGTGTTCGCTGAGCCGGAATACGGCGCAAAGGCGCGCCAGGCACCGGGTGAAGCGGATGACCTGCCGGGCAGCATCGAGTTTGGTGCCGTCGGCTTTCGCTATGCGGATGGCGAGCCGGCCGTGCTCGACGGCGTGTCGTTCACCATCTCGCCTGGCGAGTCGGTGGCGCTGGTCGGCCCGTCGGGCTGCGGCAAGACCACACTCGTCAATGTGCTTCTCGGTATCCTCGAACCGACCGCGGGCAAGGTGCGCGTCGGCGGCGTCGACGCGCAGCGCCTTGGCATCGAGCCGCTGCGTGAGCTGATCGGCACGGTGCTGCAGGACGACGTGCTGTTCGCCGGCTCGATCGCCGACAACATCAGCTTCTTCGATGGCAACGCCGACTTGAGATGGGTGGCCGAATGCGCGCGGCTCGCTTCGGTGCATGACGATATCGTCGCGATGCCGATGGCCTATAACACGCTGGTCGGCGACATGGGCACCGTCTTGTCGGGCGGCCAAAAGCAGCGTGTGTTGCTCGCGCGCGCGCTCTATAAGCGCCCGAGGATATTAGTGCTCGACGAGGCGACCAGCCACCTCGACGTGCTACGGGAGCAGGAGGTCAACGCGGCGGTGGGCGCACTGCGGATGACGCGCCTGATCGTGGCCCACCGTCCGCAGACCATTGCGTCCGCGACGCGTGTCATGAGGCTCGATCGCGGGCGCATCGTGTCCGACCGGCCGACGGCTGGGGCCGAAGCGGAGGCCGAAGCCGAAGCGGGAGCGGGAGTGGCTAGAGCCGGCATCGGGGCGCCGGACAGGATGGTTGTGGCCGAGCCGGTCGCTGATCAGCGGACGGGCCCATGA
- a CDS encoding ABC transporter ATP-binding protein translates to MRAPRPAITLACRALVYRRAHARVLDAIDLDFAAGENVSLLGVNGAGKSTLLRLLLGLLAPDAGQVLLDGRPLGAWRRRDIARRLAYVPQSHVAAFPYTVLQAVTLGRVPHAGLGQPLAREDRDAINAALERLAIAHLADRDYTRLSGGERQRVLLARALAQQAAMLVMDEPLSGLDFGHQLRMLTLFAELAAEGYTILHTSHRPDDAFHGSTRAILLDRGRVIADGAPHAVVDARAMSALYDIPVAQADVDRYRFFLHDAS, encoded by the coding sequence ATGAGGGCGCCCCGTCCCGCCATCACGCTCGCGTGTCGCGCACTGGTCTACCGGCGGGCCCACGCGCGCGTCCTCGATGCGATCGATCTGGACTTCGCCGCCGGCGAGAACGTGTCGCTGCTCGGCGTCAACGGCGCAGGCAAGAGCACGCTGCTGCGGCTGCTTCTGGGCCTGCTCGCGCCCGACGCCGGCCAGGTGCTGCTCGACGGCCGGCCATTGGGCGCCTGGCGCCGCCGCGATATCGCCCGGCGGCTCGCCTACGTACCGCAGTCGCACGTCGCGGCCTTTCCCTACACCGTGCTGCAGGCGGTCACGCTCGGGCGCGTGCCGCACGCGGGCCTCGGCCAGCCGCTGGCGCGGGAAGACCGCGACGCGATCAACGCCGCGCTCGAGCGGCTCGCCATCGCGCATCTCGCAGACCGCGACTACACGCGTTTGTCGGGCGGGGAGCGGCAACGCGTGCTGCTCGCCCGGGCGCTTGCGCAGCAGGCGGCGATGCTGGTGATGGACGAGCCGCTGAGCGGACTCGATTTCGGTCACCAATTGCGGATGCTGACGCTGTTCGCCGAACTCGCGGCGGAGGGCTACACGATTCTGCACACGTCCCATCGGCCCGACGATGCGTTTCATGGGTCGACCCGGGCGATCCTGCTGGACCGCGGGCGCGTGATCGCCGATGGCGCACCGCACGCCGTCGTCGACGCGCGCGCGATGAGCGCCTTGTACGACATTCCCGTCGCCCAGGCGGATGTCGACCGCTACCGTTTCTTTCTTCACGATGCGTCGTGA
- a CDS encoding GNAT family N-acetyltransferase, translating into MALEIRYVKEADHPSWLEMFKLYCIFHDVPLTSEVTERAWERIFTEGTPLRALIALDEDGRALGICNYVCHEDTFSSKAMCYLADLYVDQASRGRGVGRALIAEVTRIGREQGWFRIYWITGEDNQAARSLYDAVARNTGHVRYDIALC; encoded by the coding sequence ATGGCGCTGGAAATTCGTTACGTGAAGGAAGCCGATCACCCCTCCTGGCTGGAAATGTTCAAGCTTTACTGCATTTTCCACGACGTACCGTTGACCTCTGAGGTGACCGAGCGCGCCTGGGAGCGTATCTTTACCGAAGGAACGCCGCTGCGCGCGCTCATCGCGCTGGACGAAGACGGGCGCGCGCTGGGCATCTGCAATTATGTTTGCCATGAGGACACGTTCAGCAGCAAGGCGATGTGCTATCTCGCGGATCTCTATGTCGATCAGGCGAGCCGCGGCCGGGGCGTGGGACGGGCGCTGATCGCCGAGGTGACGCGCATCGGACGCGAGCAAGGCTGGTTTCGCATCTACTGGATCACGGGCGAGGACAACCAGGCCGCCCGCAGCCTGTACGACGCCGTCGCGCGCAATACCGGCCACGTCCGGTACGATATCGCGCTGTGCTGA
- a CDS encoding TolC family protein: MTGVRPLAWLVAAMVGVAGSAHAQMLDVLRTHGEVAVSPAAPLVRDASCAVTDETRPIELEDAILMAVCANPRARQAWADARAQAAALGQADAAFLPTLNTTAGVERDTLATTYGTSVFNAQPIEQTQNSSSRYAILNLSWVLFDFGKRGAAQRQARALLSAENAAQDEVLQTVFFDATRTFYGLRDAQASLAAARRTEVIAQESLAEAGAKHAAGAGTLADELQARTSYRRALLDRVDAEGAERDATGALAVALGLNANAPLRIASPAVDANVGGEPGLFDTGINQLIAEAEARRPSLLAARARLNAARANVDAMRAQGRPTISLVGSFTQNNPSYQRQPQEIPVTSSRGSTLGIQVTIPLFEGFALGYRIEQAQAQADSQEAAMHDAELQVSLEVWRGYNGVQTDADNLANSRDLLDDAQQALDVARGRYKEGVGTFTELLNVQMVLADAQRQRVSALSKWRAARLALARSLGKLGVWRPEP, translated from the coding sequence ATGACGGGCGTCCGGCCTCTGGCCTGGCTGGTCGCGGCGATGGTGGGAGTCGCGGGCAGCGCCCACGCGCAGATGCTCGATGTGCTCCGTACACACGGCGAGGTCGCTGTTTCACCGGCCGCGCCGCTAGTGCGCGACGCCTCATGCGCCGTAACCGACGAGACCCGCCCGATTGAACTCGAGGACGCGATCCTGATGGCGGTCTGCGCGAATCCGCGCGCCCGCCAGGCGTGGGCCGACGCACGCGCGCAGGCTGCCGCGCTGGGTCAGGCCGATGCCGCCTTTCTTCCAACGCTGAACACCACGGCCGGTGTCGAGCGCGATACATTGGCCACCACCTACGGCACGAGTGTGTTCAACGCCCAGCCGATCGAGCAGACGCAGAATTCATCGAGCCGCTATGCGATCCTGAACCTTAGCTGGGTGCTGTTCGATTTTGGCAAGCGCGGCGCGGCGCAACGGCAGGCGCGAGCCCTGCTCTCGGCCGAAAACGCGGCCCAGGACGAGGTGCTGCAGACCGTATTCTTCGACGCGACGCGTACTTTCTACGGATTACGCGACGCGCAAGCGTCGCTCGCCGCGGCCCGACGCACCGAGGTGATTGCGCAGGAGAGTCTCGCCGAAGCTGGCGCCAAGCACGCAGCGGGGGCGGGCACGCTTGCCGACGAGTTGCAGGCACGCACCAGCTACCGCCGCGCGTTACTCGACCGCGTTGACGCCGAGGGGGCGGAGCGCGATGCAACCGGTGCGCTTGCCGTGGCGCTTGGCCTCAACGCGAACGCGCCGCTGCGGATCGCCTCGCCGGCAGTTGACGCCAATGTCGGCGGCGAGCCCGGGCTCTTCGACACCGGCATCAACCAGTTGATCGCCGAGGCCGAGGCGCGCCGGCCGTCGCTGCTCGCTGCTCGGGCGCGGCTCAACGCGGCGCGCGCCAACGTCGACGCCATGCGCGCGCAGGGGCGGCCGACCATATCGCTGGTCGGCAGCTTTACGCAGAACAATCCGTCCTATCAGAGGCAACCGCAAGAAATCCCGGTGACGAGCAGCCGTGGCAGCACGCTGGGTATCCAGGTCACGATTCCGCTGTTCGAGGGGTTCGCATTAGGTTATCGGATTGAGCAGGCGCAGGCGCAGGCCGATTCGCAGGAGGCGGCGATGCACGACGCCGAACTCCAGGTATCGCTTGAAGTCTGGCGCGGCTATAACGGCGTGCAGACTGATGCGGACAACCTCGCCAATTCGCGCGACTTGCTCGACGACGCACAGCAGGCGCTCGACGTGGCACGCGGCCGCTACAAGGAAGGCGTTGGTACGTTCACCGAGCTGTTAAACGTACAAATGGTGCTTGCCGACGCGCAGCGCCAGCGTGTATCGGCGCTGTCGAAATGGCGGGCTGCGCGGCTCGCTCTGGCGCGCAGCCTTGGCAAACTCGGCGTCTGGCGTCCCGAGCCATGA